The following is a genomic window from Synechococcus sp. JA-2-3B'a(2-13).
GGCAGTGGCGCTGACGGTGGTGATGCCATTGCTGCTGCTGATTTGGGCTTTTGCGGTGGGGTTGCGGCCCTTGATTCAGCTATTGATCGTTTATTGGCGGGTATCGAGCCTCTTGGCGGTGACGGTGTACCTGATGATTGGGGGCCTGCCCGTCAGCTTTCTCAGTGGAGCAATGGCGCGGCTGTTGATCTTGGTTTGTCTTTGGTTTTGGCGGGACTGGAGTGCTGCTCTCGAGCAGTCGAGAACCTGGGCGGCGCGAGCCTTTTTGCTCTGGCGGTGGGGCCTGACTGGTTATATGGGGGCCGGGATCCTCTTTTCGGGGGCCTTTGTGCCCTGTGCTTTCCGCACTTCTCTGCCAGAGGAGTGCCGGGCTTGGTTTGGGCCACCGCTGGGGTTTCGGGAGATCTTCCATCCCAATGTATCGCCGGAGCTGCTGGGGAGCGTGGGGGCCTGGGGGCTGGTGGCCTACCTGCTCTACAGCCTCTACTTTGTCTGGCGGCTGCGACCCGGAACTGATAAGGGGGAACTGGAAGCATGAGGGCCCTGCCTTGGCCCTTGGCCTTGGAGCGCTATAGCCAAGACCACCCGCAAGAGGTGCTGCGGGTTGAGGTGGAAAGCGAGGGAGAGTCTGATCTGGTGCTGATCTACCGCGGCTACAGCAGCTCCTTGCGCCGACCCACTCCCCCCGATCCCGAAGCGGCGGTGATCCCTCCCCAGGCCCGCTTTTTGCAGTTGGAGCGCTTGGCTGCCCCCTATCACCCCGAGCGCTCACGGGTTCTGGCTGTCTATCGCAACTGGGGAGAGCTAACAGCATGGCTGGCCCAAGAAGGGATCCCAGTGACGGAGTAAGGGATCCCTGGCACCTACCGCCCCACAGGACTGGGTTGCCGCTGGAGGATGGTGTATTCTGCCGGCTGCAAAAGCGAACGTCCTGTCATTTCGGGGGGCTGAGGCAGGCCCAAGATCTCCAGCAGGGTGGGGGCCACATCAGCCAAAGTGCCGTTGGAGCGCAACTTGACATCGCCGCCACAGCCGGGGATTTTGCGCCTTTCCCCCTCCACCAGAATGCAGGGAACGGGGTTGGTGGTGTGGGCCGTCCAGGGGTTGCCGTTCTCATCCCACATCAGCTCTGCATTGCCATGATCCGCCAGGATCAAAGTAGTGCCTCCCGCATCTACCACTGCCGCCAGCAGCCGGCCCAAACAGCGATCCACCGTTTCCAGGGCGCGGATGGTGGCTTCGTAGTTGCCGGTGTGACCTACCATGTCGGGGTTGGCATAGTTGAGCACCACCAGGCTGTATTCGCGGCGGGCGATGGCCTCTATCGCCTTGTCGGTCACTTCCACTGCCGACATCTCCGGCGCCTGGTCGTAGGTGGTCACCAGCGGGCTTTGCACCAGGATGCGATCTTCGCCGGGGAAGGGCTGCTCGATGCCGCCGTTGAAGAAGTAGGTGACATGGGCGTATTTTTCCGTCTCGGCAATGCGCAATTGCTTGAGGCCGGCCTCGCTCACCACTTGGCCCAGCAGGTGATTCAGGTTCTGGGGCTTGAACAGCACCTGCACCGGCAGATCCGCCTCGTACTGAGTCATGGTGATGAAGGTGAGAGCCGGCAGCAAGGGGCGTTGAAAACCCGAAAAGTCTGGGCAGACAAAGGCTTGGGTAAGTTGGCGGGCGCGATCTGGGCGGAAGTTGAAGAAAAGCACCGCATCTCCCGGCTGCACAGCCCCCGGAGCCAGGCGGGTGGGCGGGATGAACTCGTCTGTGAGATCCTGGGCATAGAAAGCTTCCATCACCTCCGCGGCGCTTTGTCCACGGCCAGGGCCGTCTTGGGTCATGATCTCGTAGGCCTTTTGGGTGCGCTCCCAACGGCGATCCCGATCCATGGCGTAGTAGCGTCCGCTCAGGGTGGCGATGACGCCATTGCCCAGCCATTGCAGCTCTTTTTCCAGGGCGGCCAGAACCCTGGCACCATCGCGGGGCAAAGTGTCGCGGCCATCGGTGATGGCGTGGACATAGGCCGGAATCTCAGCCTGGGCCGCCAGCTTGAGCAACCCATAGAGATGGTCGATGTGGGAGTGAACCCCCCCCTCGGAGCAAAGGCCAACGAAGTGAAAACGGCCCCCTCGCTCTCTGAGCTGGCGACAAACTTGCATCAACAAGGGATCCTGGAAGAGGGATCCTGTCTCTATCGCGTCGCTGATGCGCACCAATTCCTGCGGCACCACCCGCCCTGCCCCCAAGGTCAGGTGCCCGACTTCAGAGTTGCCCATCTGTCCTGCCGGCAGGCCCACGGCCCGACCCGAAGCTTGCAGCAGGGTGTGGGGATAGGCAGCCCAAAGGCTATCCAGGACAGGGGTTTCCGCAGCCAGCACCGCGTTGCCATCGAGAGCATCCCGATAACCCCAGCCATCCAGGATCACCAAAACCACAGGTGCTACCGATTGCGAATCCATGAAATGGCCTCTCGTTTTATTTAAGACATAATACCAGCCCAGGCAACACGATACCGGATCTTACATTTGCGCTCAAGATTTCAGTATTATCAATCTTCTTTTGAGAGGATAAGGAAGTGCCTGCACAGGCAGGATGGAGTCTTTAGAGCCAACTCCTATGGACAACTGTGCTGCGGTCAAGAGTATTTCTGCGGATGGAATTGCAGATGGGATCCTCAGGGGCTGGGCTGCAACCGTTTGCGCAGAGACTCCGAGCGCCGCTTAGCAATGGCATTTCGGGGATCCAACTTCAGGGCAGTTTCGTAAGCTTCCAGGCTTGGGCCATAGAGATTTTTCTTCTCATAGGCATGGGCCAGATTGTTCCAAGCAGTTACATAACCGGGATCCGCAGCCACGGCATCCTTGTAGTAACGGATGGCCAAGTCGTACTGCCCCTGGCTGAAGTAGGCAAAACCGAGGGCGTTGCAGACGGGGGGAATGTTCTCCCCGGCCACTTCTAGGGCTTTTTTGAGCTGGGCAACCGCCTGGTCGTAGAGGCCTTTTTGCAAATAGACGCTGCCCAACTCGTAGTGCTCCTGCGGGGATCCCTTGCCTTTGCTCAGGCGGGGCTGCAGCTCACGGATGACCTTTTCCTGGGCCCGTACCCGCAGCACCTCCCGCAGGACAAAGAAGCCCGCCACGCCGAGGATACTGGCCAGAGCCACCAAATACAGGAGGGGAACGTTAACGCCCATTTTGCTTGATCCACTTGCCTGTGACTGGCCTCGCTGGCGTCACGCCTGCAGGTGAGCCTCGATAAACCAAAGATCTTTGTCAATCTGGCGCGAGATCTCGGTGAACAGGTCTGCTGTGTCGGCATCCCCCAGTTCGGTGGTGCGGTCAATGTTGCGGCGGACGGAAGCTGCATAGTGAGCGTAACGGGCTGCCAAAGCCTGCAGGTGATCCCGACCCTCTTCAGCGGCCAGATCGTACTCCGGCAAGGTGGAGGTTTGGGCAACGATGCGAGCCGTGCCGCGGGCGATGCCCCCCAGCGCCGTAACCCGTTCCGCCAGCATGTCCACGTAGTTTTCCAGGGTGCTGGCAAAAGTGTCGAACATCTCGTGCAAGGCGATGAAGTGCATGCCTTTAACGTTCCAGTGGGCCTGTTTCACCTGCGTCTTCAGATCCAACGTGTCTGCCAAGGACTGGTTGAGCAGCTCCACCAGTTGCGTGCGGGCCTCTGCCGGCAAGTCGATCCGGGTGGGGTACAAACGGGTTTTCTCGGCGGTAACCATGCCTAATCTCCTAATTGTGTTTCCATTATCGGGGATCCGCTTCGGCTTCCCAACTGAGCCCATAGTAACACAAACTCAAAATGAGTATGAGTTAGGAGGAGTCTATAGAGTTACTTGCCGATGCAGAAGCGGCTGAAAATCTGATCCAGCACTGATTCCGAGATCTCCTCGCCGGTGATCTGGCCAAGGGCATGCAGGGCGCCCCGTAGGTCGATGCTCCAAAAGTCCAGGGGGAGCTGAGCTTGGATGGCCTGCCCCACCTGTTCCAGGCTGGCTTGGGCTTGTTGGAGGGCAGCGGCCTGCCGCTGGTTCAGGCTTATCTCCAGATTGGGCTGGGGACGTCCCTGGGTGACAAGCTGCTCCAGGGCTTCTTCCAGCTCCGGGATCCCTTTCCCTTGGGCGGCAACGGCGGGGACGCGGTGGGCAATCTCGGGGGGGAGAGGGATCCCCTCTGGCGGGGCGAGGTCGGTTTTGTTGATCACCAGGATGAGGGGGCGATGGCGGATCGACTCGTAGATGGCGGCGTCGGCAGCCGTCCAGCCCGCTTGGGCGTCGATGACCAGCACCAGCACATCGGCAGCCTGGGCTAGGCGTTGGGAGCGCTCCACCCCCAGCCGTTCCACCGGATCTTCGGTGGCGCGGATGCCGGCAGTGTCCAGCAGTTGAACGGGGATCCCTTTTACCACCAGGTGGGATTCCACCACGTCGCGGGTGGTGCCGGGCAGATCGGTGACGATGGCCCGATCCTGTCCTGACCAAGCATTGAGCAGGCTGGACTTGCCCACATTGGGCCTCCCGACAATGGCCACCTTCACCCCGGTGCGCAGCAGTTGTCCCCGTTCTGCTGTGGCCAGCAGAGCTTGGATCTGGGTTTGTATAGCTTGGAGCCGGGCCTGCCAAGCGGCAACATCCAAGGGGGGCAGATCCTCTTCAAAGTCGAGGCGAGCCTCAATTTCTGCCAACAAACCCAGCAGCTCCTGGCGCAGGGCGCGAATGGATCCCCCTAACTTACCCTGCAAGCCTGCTAGGGCCATCCGGGCCGCCTGAGGGGAGCGGGCCGCCACCAGATCGGCCACACTCTCGGCCTGGGTGAGGTCAATGCGGCCATTCAGAAAAGCGCGCAGGCTAAACTCCCCCGGCTGGGCCAACCGCGCCCCCTGCCGCAGGCATTGTTGCAACGTGGCCTGAACCACCATGATGCCACCGTGGCAATGCAGCTCTGCCACATCTTCGCGGGTGTAAGAACGGGGGGCCTGCATCCAAACAGCCAGCGCTTCGTCTAGGATTTGGCCTTTCTCGTCGCGGATCCAGCCGTAGAGGAGCCGATGGCTCTCCCAGACTGCGTTGCGGCGGGCAGGGGTAAAGATGGCTTGGACAATGGGAAGGGCTCGTGACCCGGAAAGGCGCACAATCCCCACGCTGCCCTGTTCAGGCACTACCGCAGTGGCAATGGCAGCGATCGTATCGGCCAGGGGCGCAGTCGGATCCATCCCAAATAGAGCCCTGAGGGAGTTCGAGCAGCCGTTGGATTACAGCTCGGCATCCACTGGATTACAAATCGACATTCAAGTTAAAAAGCCACGCCCTCAGCCTGAGGGCAAGGTAGCCTGACAGTGGAAACAACGCTC
Proteins encoded in this region:
- a CDS encoding DUF3177 family protein produces the protein MTPQSWLVDAIWLDYRLAVALTVVMPLLLLIWAFAVGLRPLIQLLIVYWRVSSLLAVTVYLMIGGLPVSFLSGAMARLLILVCLWFWRDWSAALEQSRTWAARAFLLWRWGLTGYMGAGILFSGAFVPCAFRTSLPEECRAWFGPPLGFREIFHPNVSPELLGSVGAWGLVAYLLYSLYFVWRLRPGTDKGELEA
- the gpmI gene encoding 2,3-bisphosphoglycerate-independent phosphoglycerate mutase — translated: MDSQSVAPVVLVILDGWGYRDALDGNAVLAAETPVLDSLWAAYPHTLLQASGRAVGLPAGQMGNSEVGHLTLGAGRVVPQELVRISDAIETGSLFQDPLLMQVCRQLRERGGRFHFVGLCSEGGVHSHIDHLYGLLKLAAQAEIPAYVHAITDGRDTLPRDGARVLAALEKELQWLGNGVIATLSGRYYAMDRDRRWERTQKAYEIMTQDGPGRGQSAAEVMEAFYAQDLTDEFIPPTRLAPGAVQPGDAVLFFNFRPDRARQLTQAFVCPDFSGFQRPLLPALTFITMTQYEADLPVQVLFKPQNLNHLLGQVVSEAGLKQLRIAETEKYAHVTYFFNGGIEQPFPGEDRILVQSPLVTTYDQAPEMSAVEVTDKAIEAIARREYSLVVLNYANPDMVGHTGNYEATIRALETVDRCLGRLLAAVVDAGGTTLILADHGNAELMWDENGNPWTAHTTNPVPCILVEGERRKIPGCGGDVKLRSNGTLADVAPTLLEILGLPQPPEMTGRSLLQPAEYTILQRQPSPVGR
- a CDS encoding tetratricopeptide repeat protein, producing MGVNVPLLYLVALASILGVAGFFVLREVLRVRAQEKVIRELQPRLSKGKGSPQEHYELGSVYLQKGLYDQAVAQLKKALEVAGENIPPVCNALGFAYFSQGQYDLAIRYYKDAVAADPGYVTAWNNLAHAYEKKNLYGPSLEAYETALKLDPRNAIAKRRSESLRKRLQPSP
- the dps gene encoding DNA starvation/stationary phase protection protein Dps, whose translation is MVTAEKTRLYPTRIDLPAEARTQLVELLNQSLADTLDLKTQVKQAHWNVKGMHFIALHEMFDTFASTLENYVDMLAERVTALGGIARGTARIVAQTSTLPEYDLAAEEGRDHLQALAARYAHYAASVRRNIDRTTELGDADTADLFTEISRQIDKDLWFIEAHLQA
- the mnmE gene encoding tRNA uridine-5-carboxymethylaminomethyl(34) synthesis GTPase MnmE, with amino-acid sequence MDPTAPLADTIAAIATAVVPEQGSVGIVRLSGSRALPIVQAIFTPARRNAVWESHRLLYGWIRDEKGQILDEALAVWMQAPRSYTREDVAELHCHGGIMVVQATLQQCLRQGARLAQPGEFSLRAFLNGRIDLTQAESVADLVAARSPQAARMALAGLQGKLGGSIRALRQELLGLLAEIEARLDFEEDLPPLDVAAWQARLQAIQTQIQALLATAERGQLLRTGVKVAIVGRPNVGKSSLLNAWSGQDRAIVTDLPGTTRDVVESHLVVKGIPVQLLDTAGIRATEDPVERLGVERSQRLAQAADVLVLVIDAQAGWTAADAAIYESIRHRPLILVINKTDLAPPEGIPLPPEIAHRVPAVAAQGKGIPELEEALEQLVTQGRPQPNLEISLNQRQAAALQQAQASLEQVGQAIQAQLPLDFWSIDLRGALHALGQITGEEISESVLDQIFSRFCIGK